From the Agelaius phoeniceus isolate bAgePho1 chromosome 28, bAgePho1.hap1, whole genome shotgun sequence genome, one window contains:
- the LOC143696069 gene encoding uncharacterized protein LOC143696069: MLQDTEAEQELSMESREDKCPRQNLVAEAVLSGSTAQEANGEEKARRCRTRRGCKRRWRGCEGERGSLGREGGRRWRQSSELVLHEQLHDGEKPHTCVECGKSFRWNSELIRHQRIHTGERPYECGECGKSFRESSSLISHQRTHTGERPYECSKCGKRFQTSSSLLQHYRIHTEERPFQCPDCGKGFQRNCTLVTHRRIHTGERPYECDKCRKRFQTSSSLLRHYRIHTEERPFRCPDCGKGFQRNSTLIRHRRIHTGERPYECPQCGKSFSCSSHLTRHQRRHQ, from the exons atgctccaggacactgaggcag agcaggagctgagcatggagagcagggaggacaaatgcccgcggcagaacctggtggcagaggccgttttgagcggctccacggcgcaggaagccaacggggaggaaaaggcccggagatgccgcacgaggaggggctgcaaacgcagatggcggggatgtgagggggaaagaggcagcctgggccgggaaggcggccggagatggaggcagagctcggagctggtgctccatgagcagctccatgatggggagaagccccacacgtgcgtggagtgtgggaagagcttcaggtggaactccgagctgatcaggcaccagaggatccacactggggaacggccctacgagtgtggggagtgtgggaagagcttcagagagagctccagcctgatcagccaccagaggacccacactggggagagaccctatgagtgctccaagtgtgggaagaggtttcagaccagctccagtctcctccagcactatcggattcacacagaggagaggcccttccaatgccccgactgtgggaagggattccagcgTAACTGCACCCTCGTCACCCatcggcgcatccacactggggagaggccctacgagtgtgataaatgcaggaagaggtttcagaccagctccagtctcctccggcactatcggattcacacagaggagaggccattcCGCTGTccagactgtgggaagggattccagcgtaactccaccctcatcaggcaccggcgcatccacacaggggagaggccctacgagtgtccccagtgtgggaagagcttctcctgcagctctcacttgacccgacaccaacggaggcaccagtaa